Within Sorghum bicolor cultivar BTx623 chromosome 2, Sorghum_bicolor_NCBIv3, whole genome shotgun sequence, the genomic segment TAATTTGCAGGGAGTCCTATATTTGATGCACTCTATTCTGTATAAACGTTGAACTGCGGCAATGATTAGCAAATACGAAAATactaaatataatcatcaaatttcTATCCAGTTGGTGTTTCACTGAAATGCTACCACTACCAATGTTGATTTTTAACAGGAATTGGCAGAAATGTCACAACAAAAGACCCAAATAATAATCTATCGGATTCTGCCTAAAGGAGGAAACAAAAAGGGCTAATATCACAACAaaagaccccccccccccccccccacccccagtCGCAAGAGCCCCCAGCcgctgaaaagaaaaaaagatccGGCCTCGTTTCATTCAGTCAGACTTCGACTCGGCCCTCACGGCAACTTCCAACTTCGGGTCGGAGTCGGACTCGAAAGCCACGGCAACTGGCCCATCCACCCATCCAATTTCGGGTCGGACTCGAACTCGAAACCGCGTAGCTGGGCCAGATCAGCCCAGCTGCTTAAATCCAACGCCCTCCCCTTCCCTTCTCCTGGCGCGTAATTCCTCTCTGCTCACCCGCCGTCGCCTTCCGCAATCTACCCACAGCTTTCCCTGCTTCTCGTCGATCCAATCGACTCAAAACCCTCCTCTTCCATGGTGATGTACCTTCCTCCGCGCTCCGATCCCGCCGGCATGCGGAGCATCCGCCGCGAGCTCCAGCGCAGGAGGCCCAAGCCCTTGGCGCCGACGAGGTCGGTCGCCAAGAAGCCGTCCGCGTCTCCGCCGCCGCGTCACGGCTCGAGCGACGCCATCCGGGGTCCATGCCCTCGTCCACCGCATCGGGAGGTCCCATCGTCGACCAACGGCCATTCCCGAGGCTCCACCGTCACCGACGCGTCACCAGAGCCCCGGCCTCGCTCTTCGTCGCGCTGCACCCCCGCCTCCGCCGGGTCTGCGTTCCGAGCTACTCCCGCCGCCCCCGCACAGCTGAAGCCTGGGACGGTGGTTCGTGTCCGCACGAGGACTGCGACGCTGAAGACGGGGCAGGTTCTCGTGCTCTGCCTCAAAGCCACGATCGTGTCGCCGTCCACCGACGGAGGCTACGAGGTTGTCTACGACGCCAACTTGCCACGCGGCGATCCCAAGAGCACCGTCCACGTCGCGCCGGACCAGGTCAGGGCGATCGATCCGTCTCCGTCGCCGACAACTCCACCGCCGTCCCTGCCTCCGCCCACCGCCACTGTGGCCGCGACTACGAAGAAGGACATGCCGAGGCCAACCACGGCAGGGAAGAGCCTGCGCCTCATCCGCAGCCTCTTTCCGGAGATGGAGCTTCCAGTCTGCGCTTGAACTATCATGAACCGGATAGTAGCTTCTGCGAGATTCTGCGCTGGATTTGATAGTGAATTAGTGATGCATTACTTGTTCGTTCATGAGTAGTCGATGTTTTTGTTGGATTAGTTCATGAATCGTGCAAGTCTCATGTAATAGTGTTTTGTTGCCGAGACCAGCGTTCTGGTGATTTATATGTATGCTCGTATGATCATATGTTTGTAAAAGTATGTTCTTGAATCTTCATGACATCATTATTAACGCTTGTTTTATTTGATTGCTTGTGTTTTGTTCTTCTTGCTTACAGTTACACATGTTTGAGATGGTTACTACTTATGTCGTATTTTTGCATTAATAAGCAGGTGATTGTCACTGCTTTGTGCAGAAATTAAATTGGTAGGATCattgtttttttctttcctgATGCCTGCTTGTGTTCAATCAAGTCAGTTCTTGCCAATCAAACTTTTTTTTCTCGCAAATCAAGTCTTCTCGCAAATGGCAAATCAAGTCAGTTTTCTGCTATTGCTGCTATCTGATCTGATCCGATAGTTCTTGTGCTCGTGTACAGTTTTCGATCTTATTTGGTTTCTCCTCTTGTGAAAATTGACTCTGCCCCAGTGTCTGAAAAAGGTTCATTCGAACTCATGTGTGTGACAGCTTGTTTGGCTGGCTGTGTATTTACTTTTGCCCCAGCTGACTTTACAAACAAATTGTTGATCA encodes:
- the LOC8077449 gene encoding extensin-like — translated: MRSIRRELQRRRPKPLAPTRSVAKKPSASPPPRHGSSDAIRGPCPRPPHREVPSSTNGHSRGSTVTDASPEPRPRSSSRCTPASAGSAFRATPAAPAQLKPGTVVRVRTRTATLKTGQVLVLCLKATIVSPSTDGGYEVVYDANLPRGDPKSTVHVAPDQVRAIDPSPSPTTPPPSLPPPTATVAATTKKDMPRPTTAGKSLRLIRSLFPEMELPVCA